One genomic segment of Gimesia chilikensis includes these proteins:
- a CDS encoding YHS domain-containing protein, giving the protein MNLVRVFLTAAFLASTVMLSHAVEAKEAPVALDGNCAVCLVNGKKIVKGKPEFKVVFDDQTYLFPSEKVKQEFEASPEKYVPALKGDCTVCYAHHDGHRNPGTVDHISFYQGRVFLFPNEQIKAVFDKAPAKYSDVDLACDGKCIVCKVDGGKDVPGKAKFTAIHKGMRYQFPSEAVMQKFQASPDKYISQLKADTSTSSTTDAASQLVSVTGTTGCAACQFGVHPKQDPGELGLAVKSEDGKIYVIEGAHKSHPSLYDSRFESLKVKVKGKEIASKGNFVWLDPQSIETVK; this is encoded by the coding sequence ATGAATCTGGTCCGCGTATTTTTAACGGCAGCATTTCTGGCATCAACTGTCATGCTCAGCCATGCCGTGGAAGCCAAAGAAGCTCCCGTTGCATTAGATGGAAACTGTGCCGTCTGTCTGGTGAATGGAAAGAAAATTGTCAAAGGGAAACCGGAATTCAAGGTGGTCTTCGATGACCAGACTTATCTTTTTCCATCTGAAAAAGTGAAACAGGAATTCGAGGCGAGCCCCGAAAAGTATGTGCCGGCACTCAAGGGTGACTGCACCGTCTGTTATGCCCATCATGATGGTCATCGCAATCCGGGAACCGTCGATCACATCAGCTTTTACCAGGGACGCGTCTTTCTGTTCCCCAACGAACAGATCAAAGCTGTATTTGATAAAGCGCCTGCAAAATACTCAGACGTCGATCTGGCCTGTGACGGAAAATGCATCGTCTGCAAGGTCGATGGTGGAAAAGATGTGCCGGGTAAAGCGAAGTTTACCGCCATCCATAAAGGCATGCGTTATCAGTTTCCCAGCGAAGCTGTTATGCAGAAATTCCAGGCAAGTCCTGATAAATATATTTCCCAGCTCAAAGCTGACACCAGCACCAGCAGCACCACGGATGCTGCATCACAGCTCGTCTCTGTCACTGGAACCACCGGTTGTGCCGCCTGTCAGTTTGGCGTACATCCTAAACAGGATCCCGGTGAACTGGGTCTCGCCGTTAAAAGCGAGGATGGAAAAATCTATGTGATCGAAGGTGCTCACAAATCTCATCCCAGCCTGTATGACAGCCGTTTTGAGAGCTTGAAGGTCAAAGTCAAAGGTAAAGAAATTGCATCTAAAGGCAATTTCGTCTGGCTCGATCCTCAATCAATTGAAACCGTGAAATAA
- a CDS encoding DUF255 domain-containing protein has product MRARNLLVLTLSFVFIQSFTPALRADEISWQTNLKQAALQARAQDKSMFIQIGASWCGYCHKMDKETFKDQKVIKHINSCFIPLRVDADENPEFVEAIGVAGLPTTVIISPELKVVKKLSGYVAAREMSGHLQKICLVNHEQAAPEKAQTAEIKKMSQKEVAPEFAFKGVCLVSMLDDQELREGNAQFTSEFKGRKLCFASLEHKQKFDANPMEYWPAFDGQCRVSKLERNQSVEGDPYAGGVYRERLVFFSSDAERERFTSNPSYYLAR; this is encoded by the coding sequence ATGCGCGCCAGGAACTTACTCGTTCTGACATTAAGTTTTGTTTTTATTCAGTCTTTCACTCCCGCCTTAAGAGCGGATGAAATCAGCTGGCAAACCAACCTGAAGCAGGCTGCCCTGCAGGCCCGCGCTCAGGACAAATCGATGTTCATTCAGATTGGAGCCAGCTGGTGTGGCTACTGTCATAAAATGGATAAGGAAACCTTCAAAGATCAGAAGGTGATTAAGCACATCAATTCCTGTTTCATTCCACTCCGCGTGGATGCGGATGAAAATCCGGAATTCGTCGAAGCCATCGGTGTCGCCGGTCTGCCTACCACGGTCATCATTTCCCCTGAGCTGAAGGTGGTCAAAAAGCTGTCAGGTTATGTGGCTGCCCGCGAAATGTCGGGACACTTGCAGAAAATCTGCCTGGTGAATCATGAGCAGGCTGCTCCTGAGAAAGCCCAGACAGCAGAAATCAAGAAAATGAGCCAGAAGGAAGTGGCTCCCGAGTTTGCTTTCAAAGGGGTCTGTCTGGTCAGCATGCTCGACGACCAGGAACTGCGGGAAGGGAATGCCCAGTTCACTTCGGAATTCAAAGGACGTAAGCTCTGCTTCGCTTCTCTTGAACACAAACAGAAGTTTGATGCGAACCCGATGGAATACTGGCCGGCTTTCGATGGACAGTGTCGTGTATCGAAACTGGAACGAAATCAATCTGTCGAAGGTGATCCCTACGCAGGGGGCGTCTATCGGGAACGTCTGGTGTTCTTCTCCAGTGATGCAGAGCGGGAACGCTTTACATCAAATCCCTCTTATTACCTGGCCCGGTAA
- a CDS encoding peptidoglycan recognition protein family protein gives MKGIIMCCVAMLPAFEIAGCTQRNSLPPVTINSPAPMPAPQYPAQAAKPAPTGPLFTTPPTIAIEPSNPWKPEAEVRDWEYIVIHHTASSSGSVESIHELHSKKKDKSGNSWLGIGYHFVIGNGNGMPDGEIESTFRWREQMHGAHAGNNAYNQKGIGICLVGNFENEPPTDAQMAAVKKLVGVLKAEYNISSQNVQGHRDVKATACPGKYFPMSEVASAVDLPVLGSTSPPEPTKKPEIELAQE, from the coding sequence ATGAAGGGCATCATCATGTGTTGTGTTGCAATGTTGCCAGCCTTTGAAATCGCGGGGTGTACGCAACGAAACTCCCTGCCTCCTGTGACTATTAATTCCCCCGCTCCCATGCCAGCCCCTCAATACCCGGCTCAAGCAGCAAAGCCAGCTCCCACCGGGCCCCTGTTTACTACGCCTCCGACGATTGCAATCGAACCGTCCAACCCCTGGAAACCTGAAGCAGAGGTGCGTGACTGGGAATATATTGTCATCCATCACACCGCGTCGTCATCAGGCAGTGTCGAAAGCATTCACGAACTGCATAGCAAGAAAAAGGATAAATCCGGTAATTCCTGGCTGGGAATCGGATATCACTTCGTGATTGGCAATGGCAACGGTATGCCCGACGGAGAGATCGAATCCACCTTCCGCTGGCGTGAGCAGATGCATGGTGCTCATGCGGGAAATAATGCCTACAACCAGAAAGGGATCGGGATTTGTCTGGTTGGAAATTTTGAAAATGAACCTCCCACAGACGCACAAATGGCGGCTGTGAAGAAGCTCGTGGGAGTACTCAAAGCGGAATACAATATCTCCAGCCAGAACGTACAGGGACACCGCGATGTGAAAGCGACCGCCTGCCCGGGGAAATACTTCCCTATGAGCGAAGTCGCCTCCGCCGTTGATCTGCCTGTGCTGGGATCAACGTCCCCACCTGAACCTACGAAAAAACCTGAGATCGAACTGGCTCAGGAATAG
- a CDS encoding alpha/beta hydrolase, with protein sequence MDYSQRLKWIEHILQTESRGLDRLNSSGSNSEPTSDTETTLNLPLKHISLFRPEHYQSGYAYPLVIWLHPDCGSEHDLHTVMPEISTRNYLGLSFRAPAIDPKTPQNGYRWPDSQLFIELFLSQVEQTVEELKKVFHIHPDRIYLAGKGTGCSIATRLLLQSENLFAGAALLEGHFSKHDFQYQETGDLAGKRILLDPQHSQQPLSTQRLMRLWKTRGADVQLPHPSQHSVQNQGRELLRALDYWIMEGISTAKLA encoded by the coding sequence ATGGATTATTCTCAACGTCTTAAATGGATTGAACATATTTTACAGACAGAGAGCAGAGGGTTAGACCGTCTCAATTCTTCAGGCAGCAACTCGGAACCGACCTCGGATACAGAGACCACTCTGAATCTGCCCCTGAAGCATATTTCCCTGTTCCGCCCCGAACATTACCAGTCAGGCTACGCTTATCCGCTCGTAATCTGGCTGCATCCAGATTGTGGCTCAGAACACGACCTGCATACGGTAATGCCTGAAATCAGTACCCGAAACTACCTGGGACTCTCATTTCGGGCTCCAGCCATCGACCCCAAAACACCACAGAACGGCTATCGCTGGCCCGACAGCCAGCTGTTTATCGAGTTGTTTCTCAGTCAGGTGGAACAAACGGTTGAAGAATTGAAAAAGGTATTCCACATCCATCCCGATCGGATTTATCTGGCAGGGAAGGGCACCGGTTGTTCAATTGCCACCCGCCTGCTGCTGCAGTCAGAGAACCTGTTTGCAGGAGCTGCTCTCCTGGAGGGACATTTCAGCAAGCACGATTTCCAGTATCAGGAAACCGGTGATCTCGCAGGGAAACGGATTCTGCTGGATCCACAGCACTCCCAGCAGCCCTTGTCCACACAGCGACTGATGCGACTCTGGAAAACCAGAGGCGCGGACGTCCAACTCCCGCATCCGTCTCAGCATTCAGTACAAAACCAGGGCCGCGAACTCCTGCGGGCCCTCGATTACTGGATCATGGAAGGAATTTCCACTGCGAAGCTGGCCTGA
- the bufB gene encoding MNIO family bufferin maturase: MTEPRLGHENLGLGVGLRTVHFSHILEHQPQVDWFEIISENFMDSQGRPRHVLEQIAERYPIVMHGVSLSIGSTDPLNRDYLHKLKTLANSVNARWISDHVCWTGVAGRNTHDLLPIPYTEATLTHIVERIRTVQEILERPLILENPSSYLEFQDSTMSECEFICRMAEEADCGLLLDVNNVYVSSVNHEFDPVSYVESIPAERVVQCHLAGHTNCGTHLIDTHNGHVVNPVWNLFQLLHHRTGGVATLLEWDADIPPFPTVHAEVLKARQYMDENLVIPAQDSPESGSIQSEAIPHPASFIAAEFE, translated from the coding sequence ATGACAGAGCCGCGTCTTGGACATGAAAATCTCGGACTGGGAGTCGGTCTGCGGACCGTTCACTTCTCACACATTCTGGAACATCAGCCGCAAGTCGACTGGTTCGAAATCATTTCCGAAAACTTCATGGATTCACAGGGACGCCCCCGCCACGTTCTGGAGCAGATTGCAGAGCGCTACCCGATCGTCATGCATGGGGTCTCCCTCTCAATCGGCAGCACCGATCCCCTCAATCGGGACTATCTCCATAAACTGAAAACACTGGCCAACTCAGTTAATGCCCGCTGGATTTCAGACCATGTCTGCTGGACGGGAGTGGCAGGTCGGAACACCCACGACCTCCTGCCGATTCCCTACACTGAAGCGACGCTGACGCATATCGTCGAACGGATTCGTACTGTTCAGGAGATTCTTGAACGGCCCCTGATCCTCGAAAATCCGAGCAGCTATCTCGAGTTTCAAGATTCGACCATGAGTGAGTGTGAATTTATCTGTCGCATGGCGGAAGAAGCCGATTGTGGACTGCTGCTGGATGTCAATAACGTCTATGTCTCGAGCGTGAATCATGAATTTGATCCCGTCTCTTACGTAGAGTCAATTCCAGCAGAACGCGTCGTGCAGTGTCACCTGGCGGGCCACACGAACTGTGGCACGCATCTGATTGATACTCACAACGGCCATGTGGTGAATCCGGTCTGGAACCTGTTTCAATTGCTACATCACCGTACGGGAGGCGTGGCAACACTGCTGGAATGGGACGCTGACATTCCCCCTTTCCCGACCGTGCACGCGGAAGTCTTAAAAGCCCGGCAATACATGGATGAAAACCTGGTCATCCCAGCGCAGGATTCCCCGGAAAGTGGGTCTATCCAGTCTGAGGCAATCCCGCATCCGGCTTCATTTATCGCGGCAGAATTCGAATGA
- the recO gene encoding DNA repair protein RecO, whose translation MSNEKTEGVIIRLADFSESSKVVTWFTRDFGKTACLAKGAKRLKSSFEAAIDLLATCRIVFIRKSSGGLDILTEAQLVNRFRPYPGNLSHLYVGYYIAELLDALTEEYDPHPELYDAVCETIQHLQEQDDFQKPLIKFELTILEEIGQLPQFEYCAGCNGELGPAEAYLYDAHNGGVYCRDCEQQRHGNVRVSRGTISVLQKLSTEKTVLSQRLNLSLQQQREIRHLLSTTMSHILGRRPKMASYLKL comes from the coding sequence ATGTCAAACGAAAAAACGGAAGGTGTCATCATTCGACTGGCCGACTTCAGCGAGTCGAGCAAAGTGGTTACCTGGTTTACGCGGGACTTTGGGAAAACTGCGTGTCTGGCGAAAGGTGCCAAGCGGCTGAAAAGCTCATTTGAGGCTGCTATTGACTTACTTGCCACATGTCGGATAGTCTTCATCCGAAAATCTTCCGGCGGGCTCGATATTCTCACCGAAGCCCAGCTCGTGAATCGTTTTCGACCTTATCCTGGAAATCTGTCTCACCTGTATGTGGGGTATTATATCGCAGAACTGCTGGATGCTCTGACCGAGGAGTACGATCCTCACCCGGAGCTGTACGACGCAGTCTGCGAAACAATACAGCACCTGCAGGAACAAGACGATTTCCAGAAACCTTTGATTAAATTTGAATTAACCATATTAGAGGAGATCGGTCAGCTTCCTCAGTTCGAATACTGTGCCGGCTGTAACGGCGAACTGGGGCCTGCTGAAGCGTATCTCTATGATGCCCATAACGGCGGAGTGTATTGCCGGGATTGTGAACAGCAGAGACACGGAAATGTGCGTGTCTCGCGGGGAACCATCTCGGTACTGCAGAAACTGTCAACTGAAAAAACGGTACTGTCCCAGCGACTGAACCTGTCCCTTCAACAACAACGCGAGATTCGACACCTGCTGTCAACTACCATGTCCCATATCCTGGGGCGTCGCCCCAAAATGGCGTCCTACCTCAAACTGTAA
- a CDS encoding HvfC/BufC family peptide modification chaperone yields the protein MSQQPRHLDQIQRWMQAVITWPGEIQDGIASEDAQSAIPLNPDELETLITRSSQLTSQERIGIYANAYYARLLECLSEEYPALVAVLGETAFGAFCMQYLQSCPSTSYTLGDLGAQFPEFLSENRPAREQTDEPDWTVFLVEVATLERLYSEVFDGPGIEQTPLLTPEKLNSLSPEELPELKLQLAPCFRLCRFHYPVHEFITSVRKAEEPAIPAPQTTWLAITRRNFIVRRESISEPEYLLLSQLQDGRRIGEAIAVLIEAKLLDPEDLVAHLHEWFRHWTAAAFIIGFTTE from the coding sequence ATGAGTCAGCAACCACGCCATCTGGATCAGATTCAGCGCTGGATGCAGGCCGTAATTACCTGGCCGGGAGAAATCCAGGACGGAATTGCTTCAGAGGATGCGCAGTCTGCGATCCCTCTCAACCCTGATGAACTGGAAACCCTGATTACCCGCTCCAGTCAATTGACCAGTCAGGAACGAATCGGAATCTATGCCAACGCCTATTATGCCCGGTTACTGGAATGCCTGAGTGAGGAATACCCGGCACTAGTCGCGGTTCTGGGAGAGACCGCATTTGGGGCTTTCTGTATGCAATATCTGCAGTCATGTCCCTCAACCAGTTATACCCTGGGGGACCTGGGCGCCCAGTTCCCTGAATTCCTCTCAGAAAACAGACCGGCTCGGGAACAGACAGACGAACCGGACTGGACCGTTTTCCTCGTGGAAGTCGCAACGCTGGAGCGACTTTACAGCGAAGTCTTCGATGGACCGGGCATCGAGCAGACGCCCCTGTTGACGCCGGAAAAACTGAACTCCCTCTCTCCCGAAGAGTTACCAGAACTGAAACTGCAGTTAGCACCCTGCTTCCGTCTGTGCCGGTTCCACTATCCTGTGCACGAATTCATTACCTCTGTCCGGAAGGCAGAAGAGCCAGCCATTCCGGCCCCCCAGACCACCTGGCTGGCGATCACCCGCCGCAACTTTATTGTCCGACGCGAGAGCATTTCCGAGCCTGAATACTTACTGCTTTCACAATTGCAGGACGGACGGAGAATCGGAGAAGCGATCGCCGTGCTGATAGAAGCAAAACTGCTGGATCCGGAAGATCTCGTCGCTCATCTGCACGAGTGGTTTCGCCACTGGACTGCCGCGGCGTTCATCATTGGATTTACTACTGAGTAA
- a CDS encoding pyridoxal phosphate-dependent aminotransferase, whose protein sequence is MALQLSDFAQSLTVETAFSVLAIAKQLKAQGKDVVELEVGDSPFDSTASAKATGIEAIQNNQSHYCASPGIPEFRQAAADFVSREFQVDAKPENIVVGPGAKVFEQFFCEAFLNPGDGVLVFSPYFPTYLPNIERRGARMVLSDLKQENEFRPDLADIEKFINEDPAPKAIFLNSPHNPTGGVIQESDLKAIADLIRGKNIAVFSDEPYCHMVWQGKHHSILAQPGMLDQCVSAYTFSKSYSMSGWRLGFCVASEEVATSIGKMVNTTLSCTPPIVQLAGAAALNKDSQERDEVMLKFREKVVLLTNKLNEIEHFHALDPHATFYVFVNVAPVCNELGITSHGLALYLLQGADDDFGIACLGGECFGEAGHGFLRFSCAEPNDRLEQAIDFIPEALSRKDRIASYLEAHPEARQKTPYRV, encoded by the coding sequence GTGGCTTTACAATTAAGTGATTTTGCTCAGTCTCTTACCGTGGAAACCGCCTTCAGTGTTCTGGCAATTGCGAAACAACTCAAAGCGCAAGGCAAAGATGTTGTGGAACTGGAAGTGGGAGACAGCCCCTTTGACAGTACCGCTTCCGCGAAGGCCACCGGAATTGAAGCCATTCAGAATAACCAGTCGCATTATTGTGCCTCTCCGGGGATTCCCGAGTTCCGTCAGGCGGCTGCCGATTTCGTCTCTCGTGAGTTCCAGGTTGATGCCAAGCCGGAAAATATTGTTGTCGGACCTGGTGCCAAGGTCTTCGAACAGTTCTTCTGTGAAGCTTTTCTGAACCCCGGGGACGGCGTACTCGTTTTCAGCCCCTACTTCCCGACCTATCTGCCAAACATTGAACGCCGCGGCGCGCGGATGGTACTCTCCGACCTGAAGCAGGAGAATGAGTTCCGACCCGATCTGGCTGACATTGAGAAATTCATCAATGAAGACCCTGCTCCCAAAGCGATCTTCCTGAACTCACCTCACAATCCTACCGGCGGCGTGATTCAGGAGTCCGATCTGAAAGCGATTGCCGACCTGATTCGTGGCAAGAACATTGCCGTCTTCAGCGATGAGCCTTACTGTCATATGGTCTGGCAGGGTAAACATCATTCCATCCTGGCACAGCCTGGAATGCTGGATCAGTGTGTGTCTGCTTACACCTTTTCAAAGTCTTACAGCATGAGTGGCTGGCGGCTTGGGTTCTGTGTCGCTTCAGAAGAGGTCGCGACCTCCATCGGCAAAATGGTCAATACCACCCTCTCCTGTACTCCCCCCATCGTACAGTTGGCGGGGGCAGCAGCGCTGAACAAGGATTCGCAGGAACGCGATGAGGTTATGTTGAAGTTCCGAGAAAAAGTCGTACTTCTGACCAACAAGCTGAATGAGATCGAACATTTTCATGCCCTCGATCCCCATGCCACATTTTACGTATTCGTAAACGTTGCTCCCGTCTGTAACGAACTGGGAATCACCAGCCATGGTCTGGCTCTCTATCTGTTGCAGGGCGCCGATGATGATTTCGGTATCGCCTGTCTGGGAGGCGAATGTTTCGGCGAAGCCGGTCATGGATTCCTGCGGTTCAGCTGTGCGGAACCCAATGATCGTCTGGAACAGGCCATTGACTTCATTCCGGAAGCGCTCTCCCGCAAAGATCGAATCGCCAGCTATCTGGAAGCACATCCGGAAGCACGACAGAAAACTCCCTACCGGGTTTGA
- a CDS encoding methylated-DNA--[protein]-cysteine S-methyltransferase, which translates to MGQRTVADPQGVRSSEQKTSVGQSSPLKCSLFTTETGWCGLLGRDNTVTRLWMGHHSRADAQESLQKFCEQNPELKEEQIEEADWFPELRERLQDYFQGARVDFQDIALNLPPLTAFQSRVIQALQQVGYGELITYGELASKAGSPRAARAVGTVMAGNRIPVLIPCHRVVAAGGKLGGFSAPQGTSLKAHLLQLESRGFIE; encoded by the coding sequence ATGGGTCAAAGAACAGTTGCTGATCCGCAGGGAGTTCGCAGTAGCGAACAGAAAACCAGTGTTGGTCAGTCATCTCCCCTGAAATGCTCCCTGTTTACCACCGAAACAGGCTGGTGTGGACTGTTGGGGAGGGATAACACGGTAACCCGACTCTGGATGGGACACCATTCCCGCGCTGATGCACAGGAATCACTGCAAAAATTCTGCGAGCAAAATCCTGAGCTCAAAGAGGAACAAATCGAAGAAGCCGACTGGTTTCCAGAGCTACGGGAGCGACTGCAGGATTATTTTCAGGGAGCCCGGGTTGATTTTCAGGACATCGCTCTGAACCTGCCTCCGCTGACCGCATTCCAGTCTCGAGTCATCCAGGCTCTGCAGCAGGTCGGCTACGGAGAGTTAATCACTTACGGAGAGTTGGCCAGCAAAGCAGGCTCACCACGGGCCGCTCGCGCGGTAGGAACGGTGATGGCCGGGAATCGAATTCCAGTGCTGATCCCCTGTCACAGAGTTGTTGCTGCGGGAGGAAAACTGGGAGGCTTCTCTGCACCACAGGGGACTTCGCTGAAAGCGCACCTGCTGCAACTCGAATCCCGGGGATTTATTGAGTAA